CAATGAACTGCGGCCCCCCCACGCGCGAGTTTTGAGACGACTTTCCGCCAAACTCACCGGGTTGGTTCCCGTATTTTCCCCATTGAAACAGGAAATTTCCTTTCGGATCAAACACCTGGACGCGGTGGTTGGTCTGATCAGCAACATAGATGTGGCCATTCGAAGCGACTGCGATCCCGCCCGGACAGTTAAACTGTCCCGGTTTGCTTCCCGTTTCCCCCCACTGACGGATGAGTTTCCCTGCGGGAGAATAGATAGAGATGCGATCACCGATTTTATGCTTGCTCGACCCCGAAGCTACGATATGTGATAAAATCAGGTTCCCCCTTTTATCAAGAGCAAGGCCGCCCGGATTGGGCAACACAGGGAAGTGTGCCAACAGCGTTCCTTCCCGATCAAACTTTTGTATTCGATCATTCAGATGGTCCGTCACAAAAATTTCGTCAGCGGCATTAATGACGATGTCGATTGGGAAATGGAACTCACCCGGTTTTGGTCCTTGCTGGCCCCAGGTTTTCAGGAATCGAATGGTTTGAGGAGGCGGACCGCCGTACAAAAGTGTCGACTTTGGCATCAGCAATGCGGTGAGAAAGAGCAGGCATAAGCAGAACCATTTCTGCCTCCAATTGTTGGTGATCATGCTTTGATGCGAAGACGCCATGTTTGATCGTTTCTCTGAATGGTTCTGGTATTGTGAACAGAATTCATGATAACCGGTAATGATTCAGAACTCAAAAAGATTTACGACAACGCAGTTTTCTGCGGAGAAACCTGTTATCAGGGGGCTTTCTTGGGCGTAGAATAGAATAACAATCTTATTTTTCATCGAGCTGTTTATGCCTCATCACGAACCATCTGAAATTTCTGACTCAGAATCAAAGTATTCCCGTCGTTTTGCATTGGGGGCCGCGTTTTGGAGCGGACTTGCCGCCGTGCGCGGCTGGTGCGGAGCAAAGCCAGTCGAAGCAGCCGTTTCACATCCCGAACATGTAACACCGCAAACAAGGGCTGCGATTGAACGAGGTTTACGGTGGCTTGCATCTCGTCAGGTAACCGACGGCGGGTTTGGCAGACGCGGCTCTTATGCACGCAATGTCGGTGTCTGTGCACTGGCGGGGACGGCATTTCTGTCACACCGTGGGATGACGGGGCGCTATCGCCCTTCGATTCAGGCGTGCATCCGGTATCTCACCAGCAGGGCACAGAATGATGGCTTGATCGTCGAAGCAGATATCAAGACTCACGCACCACTCTACGGACATGGCTTTGCCACGCTGTTTCTCGGGCAGGTCTTCGGTGAGTCGTTCGACCCCCAAGTGCGTCATGTCTTAAAAGCAGCCACACAACTGATTTTGAATCTGCAGGACGAGCAGGGGGCCTGGTGTTACACTTCTGATCCTGAAGATGCCGACGTCTCGATTACCACCTGTCAGATGCTGGCCCTGTTTTCTGCGCGACAGGCGGGTATTGGCGTGCCCCGATCTGCCATTGATCACAGTGTTGCATTTTTACGGCGGGCACAAAATCCGGATGGCGGATTTCGCTATCGATTGAGCGATCCTCCCGAGTCACTCTTTCCCCGCTCCGCAGCAGCGGTGGTCGCGTTGACCTGTGCCGGCCTGCAGGATGAGGAAGTCGTACAACGCGGTCGTGACTATCTGCGTCAGCCGCACCCGCCGCTCGAACTCTCGCCGGGACAGCTGGCGGAGTACCATTTCTACGGTCGCTTTTACGCAACCCATGCCGCCTGGCAGGCTGGGAAAAGTGAATGGGATCGATGGTATCCGACCGTTCGCGATGAATTGCTGGCACAGCAATCACCCGAGGGGGCCTGGCACGATGCCAATATCGGCGACGAATATGCAACCGCGATGGCGCTGATTGTATTACAGTTTCCGTATCGCAATGTGCCGCTCTTGGCGATGCGATAAATTTCTTTAATAGAGCTGTGCTCTTAAATCGACGTCGTGATCCGGTTCTTTGGTTAAAAACAGATTATCGTTGAAACGATTTACAAAACCCAGGTTCACAAAGTGCGACACATAATATTGACCTGTGTCATTCGAAAAACGTCCGTTGATGTGGAAGGCCGCCGTCTGATTCTTTTTCAGGTCGAAGATTCTGCGCAGGTATGTTCCTCGCTCAGGACTGCCATGTTCCGTTTTGCTGTAGGTAAACCAGATTTCCAGATGATGTTCCTGCTGTTGAAACTGGAATGACCAGTATTGCTCCAGTTGATCAAGGCGTTTTGTGGTTTGCTGCAACCGAAAGCCTTCCCATTCGTAAGCGGTGATTTCATGCAGTAGGACTGGCGGAAGGGGGTGAGACGCGTCAGGTAGAAGCAGTTTGTGAGGGACTTTTTTTCGTTTTTCCGCTCCCGGCATGCCACGCGTTTTTTGAGTCCAAACCGTTTTAAAATGCTGAATCACGAGCATTGTATTGCAATCAGAGATCTATGAGATGAAAAAATCTTTTCTGTTTGACACAGCCGAAGCGACTCGGTTCACTGGGCACCGAGATTCACGGTTGTGTTCTGCTTTTGAT
This genomic interval from Gimesia alba contains the following:
- a CDS encoding prenyltransferase/squalene oxidase repeat-containing protein gives rise to the protein MPHHEPSEISDSESKYSRRFALGAAFWSGLAAVRGWCGAKPVEAAVSHPEHVTPQTRAAIERGLRWLASRQVTDGGFGRRGSYARNVGVCALAGTAFLSHRGMTGRYRPSIQACIRYLTSRAQNDGLIVEADIKTHAPLYGHGFATLFLGQVFGESFDPQVRHVLKAATQLILNLQDEQGAWCYTSDPEDADVSITTCQMLALFSARQAGIGVPRSAIDHSVAFLRRAQNPDGGFRYRLSDPPESLFPRSAAAVVALTCAGLQDEEVVQRGRDYLRQPHPPLELSPGQLAEYHFYGRFYATHAAWQAGKSEWDRWYPTVRDELLAQQSPEGAWHDANIGDEYATAMALIVLQFPYRNVPLLAMR
- a CDS encoding NHL repeat-containing protein, whose product is MASSHQSMITNNWRQKWFCLCLLFLTALLMPKSTLLYGGPPPQTIRFLKTWGQQGPKPGEFHFPIDIVINAADEIFVTDHLNDRIQKFDREGTLLAHFPVLPNPGGLALDKRGNLILSHIVASGSSKHKIGDRISIYSPAGKLIRQWGETGSKPGQFNCPGGIAVASNGHIYVADQTNHRVQVFDPKGNFLFQWGKYGNQPGEFGGKSSQNSRVGGPQFIAFDSKGTVWTTEGANCRIQQFTADGKRIQHWGSDADQPGGFGGLFTGFKGRPAKGLLGPIAVCIDPNNQLWISAVNGRVQQFSPAGKYLRGLVQEQGAGPGQFYAPHGMAFDSQGDLYVVDAYNHRIQKFEIKR